Genomic window (Verrucomicrobiia bacterium):
CATCAATCCCGAGGCGGTGGGCAATGTCCGGCGCGTGCTGGTCAGTGACATGTCGGGGCGCACGAATGTCTTGATGAAGGCCAAGGAACTCGGTTTCCAGTTGACGCCAGACATGCCGGAATTGAAGGCCATGACGGCGCGGATCAAACAATTGGAAAGCGAAGGTTACGAGTACGAGGCGGCGGAAGGTTCGCTGGCGTTGCTGATTGGGAACGCGCTGAAGCGGCGTGAAAAGCCGTTTTTGGTCAATGCGTATCACGTTTCCATGCGGCGTGATGGTCCGGACAACATTTGCGAGGCCACGATCAAAGTTCACGTTGGCGCCGAGGAATCGCACACCGTGGCGGATGGCGACGGACCGGTGAACGCCTTGGATGAGGCGTTGCGCCTGGCGCTGGCCCGGTTTTTCCCGAAATTGAAAAACATCGCTTTGACCGACTACAAAGTGCGCATCATCAACGGCACGACCGGCACCGCCGCCAAGACGCGGGTGTTGATCACCTCCAGCGACGGCAAGCGCGAGTGGGGCACGGTTGGCGTGAGCAAAAACATCATCGAAGCAAGTCTCCAAGCCTTGGTGGATTCGATGGAGTATGCGCTGCTGAAGAAGTAATGTTTAACCACGGATGGACACGGATTCTAAAATTGATCTGCAACATCCCGAAAACACCAAGCTGCTGCTCAAAGAGGAGACGCATCAGATTCTCGGGTGTGCGTTTGCTGTCTTAAACGAAATTGGCCACGGTTTCCATGAGAAGGTTTATGAGAATGCGCTGGTGGTTGAGTTCAAGGTGCGTGGCATTCCCTACGAACAGCAAAAGCGTTTTCCGATCATCTACAAAGGCGTCTTGGTCGCTGAGTTTGTCCCGGACCTGATAGCGTTCCGTTCGGTCATCGTGGACACCAAAGTGATCGAGAAAATTACCGATCACGAGCGCGGTCGGATGAACAACTATTTGAAGATTACAAAACTACGGGTTGGCCTGACGCTGAATTTTAAAACTCCGCGTCTCGAATGGGATCGGCTGGTTTTATGATTTCATCCGTGTTTATCCGTGTCCATTCGTGGTTAAAATTTTAGCATGAGTGAGATTCCCAAAGCATACGAACCCCAATCTGTTGAGGACAAATGGTACGACTTCTGGCTGAAGCAAGGTTGCTTCACCGCCGATCCCGCGCGCGTCAGCGAAAAGCGTCCCGCGTACGCCATCGTGATTCCGCCGCCGAACGTCACGGGCATGTTGCACATGGGGCACGTGCTCAACAACACCATCCAGGACATTCTCAGTCGCAAGGCGCGCATGGATGGCAAGGAAGTCCTCTGGTTGCCGGGCACGGATCACGCCGGCATCGCCACGCAGGTGATGGTGGAAAAACAACTCAAGAAGGAGGAAAAGAAATCGCGGCACGATCTCGGGCGCGAAGAATTTCTCAAACGCGTCTGGGCGTGGAAAGAGAAGCACGGCGGCATCATCATCAACCAGCTCAAGAAACTCGGTTGCTCGTGTGATTGGACGCGCGAACGGTTCACGATGGATGCGGAGTATTCGCGCTGCGTGCAGAAGGTTTTTGTCGAGTTATACCGGAAAGGTCTGATCTATCGCGGCAAACGGATGGTCAACTGGTGTCCGGTATCGCAAACCGCGCTCTCGGATGAGGAAGTGGAAATGAAACCGCAAAAGGGTTTCATGTATTACTTCAAGGTGCAGGTGGTAGATGCGACGCCTTCGTCGCATGACAAAGTGGTCGCGACGTCTGCGGCGCTGGTTGCAGAAAAGCGCGACGGGGGCGTCGCGACCACCTCCGGCGACGGGGGCGTCGCCGCTACGTGGCTCACCATTGCCACCACGCGACCGGAAACCATTCCCGCCGATACCGCGGTGGCGGTGAATCCGAAGGACCCGCGTTACGCGCATCTCATCGGCAAACACGTTTATCGGGCTTTGCCGCTCGATCAACCGAAAGAGCAACGGATCATTCCCATTATCGGTGATGAGCAGGTGGATTTTGAATTCGGCACCGGCGTGTTGAAGGTGACTCCCGCTCACGACAAGACCGACTTCGAGATCGGGCAACGCCACCAACTGCCGTTGATTGACATCATCACGCCGGACGGAAAGATGGCGGCCGGAGCCGGAGCGGATCTGGTCGGATTGGATCGGTTTGTGGCCCGGAAAAAATCCGTCGAACTCCTGGAAGCTGCGGGCACCCTGGTTAAAACCGAACCTTACGAGAATAACGTGGGTTTCAGCCAACGCGCCGGTGTGCCGATTGAGCCGCGGCTGAGCGAGCAATGGTTTTTGAAGTATCCGGCGGTGGAGCAATCCAAGGCGTGCGTGGAGCAGGTTGCAACGGGGAGCACGCCCGCCCCGGGCGTGGCTGACCGCGCCCTCGCGGGCAGCATTGGTGGGGTGAAAGAATCTGGAAGTGTTGCTACGTCCGCGCGGGCTCGTGCGGCAGACGGGGCGTCCGCCGCTGCACGCGAGGCGCGTGCGCTCCCCGGCAAAATGCGGTTTCATCCGCAGCGGTGGGCGAAGGTTTATGACCACTGGCTGACGAACATTCAGGACTGGTGCATCAGCCGTCAGCTTTGGTGGGGGCATCGGATTCCGGTGTGGTACAACCGACCGGGCCTGGCGATCTTGAACCAAAAGAGCGTGGTCGTGGTTGAGGTGGATCAGACGCCGATTCCGCACAGCACCGTACGGGTTGCCCGGGAGGCGGCCTGGCAGCATCTCGAAGAGCAGGGTTGGCTAAATCAGTCATTTCGCAATTTGGATACCGGTTATGATTTCATTGTCACCCGGGCCGGACTCAAGCATGCCTTCAGTCATCCGGGAGTCGAAAATGTCGTCGCGGCCACGGTTCTCCCGGATTTGATTCGTACGGCGATTTTTGTTGGTGAGACCTGGCACGAACCACGGATTCCAGAAATTAAACGGGTGCTGCAGTTGTTTGCCGCCATGCGTTTCGAGGGGGCGCTGGTCGCGGTGAAGATAACCGTAAAGGAATATCAGGATGGTTCACGCGTTTACGATCATGAGACGGAAAAAATTAGAGCGTCTGACGGTCAATCTCTGGGGCGGCGCTCCGCGGACGGAGTGTTGCGCGACCAGCCTACATCAGACGCTGGAGTACCTTTACGCCAGTTGATCCGGGACGTCAACCGCGAGGGTGCTTTTACACGAGTCCAAGAGAGCCAGCCGGGCGACGGTTGGGAACAAGACCCCGATGTCCTCGACACATGGTTCAGTTCCTGGCTCTGGCCGTTTGCCACGATGGGGTGGCCCGAGCAGACCGAGACGTTGAAGAAATTTTACCCGACCACCGATCTCGTCACCGGGCCGGACATCATTTTCTTCTGGGTCGCGCGCATGATCATGGCGGGCTACGAGTTCATGGGAGATTTGCCGTTCCGCAACGTCTATTTCACCGGCATCATCCGCGACAAGCAGGGGCGTAAGATGTCCAAGACGCTCGGCAATTCGCCCGACCCGCTCGAACTCATCGCGAAATACGGCGCGGATGCGTTGCGCTTCGGCACGATGCGGAGCGCGCCGCTTGGTCAGGACGTGTTGTTCGACGAGAAGGACGTCGAACTGGGCCGCAACTTCTGCAACAAGCTGTGGAACGCGTGTCGCTTCCGGCAAATGGTCGGTGGCCAAGGTGGCGGCGACGCCTCGTCGCCGCAGGGCAGGGAACGCGACGGGGGCGTCGCGGCCACTTCCGGCGATGGGGGCATCGCCGCCACGCGCACGACTACCTACGAAGTGCAGGGTGAAATCAATCCGGCGTTGCTGACCAACGATGATAAATGGATTTTGCTCAAGCTGAGTCAGGCGATTCAGGAAATCACCACGGCCTTGCACACCTATAATTTCAGCACGGCGGTACAAACGCTCTACCGATTCTTTTGGAACGAGTATTGTGATTGGTACGTGGAGGCGAGCAAGGCGGTGTTGACGCGGCCCGTTACAACGTTGAATCGTGAAAACGTTACAACAGAGGACGCGGTAACGTTGCAATGCTTTAACGATGTAACAGCACAACAAGCCAATACCCTCGCCGTGATTGACTTTGTCCTGAGCCATACGCTGCGGTTGTTTCATCCGTTTCTACCGTTCATCACCGAGGAGTTGTGGCACGGGATGGGTTACGCCACTGACATGCCCGAGCATCAAGGCGGTCAAACCATCATGAACGCGCCGTGGCCCAAACCGTTTGACGCGGATTTTTGCGAGGCGTACGGGTTGGATGAAGCGCATCTGGAGTTTGCCAGCCAGAAATATGAGGTCGTGACGCTGGGGCGCAATCTCCGCCGTATTGGCAACATTCAATCCGGCAAAAAGGTGAAGTTCGTGCTCAAGCCGAGTCGCGAAATTCCCGCGCCCGATGGTGAAGTGATCAAACTACTGCTCAACGCCGAAGCCCTGGATTTTGCGGAAGATTATGTGGCGAAGAAGGGAACGCCGACGGTGCATACCGCGTTCGGGGATTTATATCTGCCGTTGGACGGATTGATTGACGTGGCGGCGGAACGGGCGCGGTTGACGAAGGAGAAGGAGAAGATTCAACTCGAGATCACCAAGGTGGAACAGAAGCTGGCCAATCCCAATTTCACCCAACGGGCGCCGGCGGAGGTGTTGCGCGATCACGAACAGCGCCTGGCGGATTGGAAGGAAAAATTGGCGCACGTTAAGATGGCGCTGGAGGCTCTGGGTACGTAAGCTGCGCAAGTTGACCAACCAAAAACGGAGAACGCTTAT
Coding sequences:
- a CDS encoding GxxExxY protein — encoded protein: MDTDSKIDLQHPENTKLLLKEETHQILGCAFAVLNEIGHGFHEKVYENALVVEFKVRGIPYEQQKRFPIIYKGVLVAEFVPDLIAFRSVIVDTKVIEKITDHERGRMNNYLKITKLRVGLTLNFKTPRLEWDRLVL
- a CDS encoding class I tRNA ligase family protein, producing the protein MSEIPKAYEPQSVEDKWYDFWLKQGCFTADPARVSEKRPAYAIVIPPPNVTGMLHMGHVLNNTIQDILSRKARMDGKEVLWLPGTDHAGIATQVMVEKQLKKEEKKSRHDLGREEFLKRVWAWKEKHGGIIINQLKKLGCSCDWTRERFTMDAEYSRCVQKVFVELYRKGLIYRGKRMVNWCPVSQTALSDEEVEMKPQKGFMYYFKVQVVDATPSSHDKVVATSAALVAEKRDGGVATTSGDGGVAATWLTIATTRPETIPADTAVAVNPKDPRYAHLIGKHVYRALPLDQPKEQRIIPIIGDEQVDFEFGTGVLKVTPAHDKTDFEIGQRHQLPLIDIITPDGKMAAGAGADLVGLDRFVARKKSVELLEAAGTLVKTEPYENNVGFSQRAGVPIEPRLSEQWFLKYPAVEQSKACVEQVATGSTPAPGVADRALAGSIGGVKESGSVATSARARAADGASAAAREARALPGKMRFHPQRWAKVYDHWLTNIQDWCISRQLWWGHRIPVWYNRPGLAILNQKSVVVVEVDQTPIPHSTVRVAREAAWQHLEEQGWLNQSFRNLDTGYDFIVTRAGLKHAFSHPGVENVVAATVLPDLIRTAIFVGETWHEPRIPEIKRVLQLFAAMRFEGALVAVKITVKEYQDGSRVYDHETEKIRASDGQSLGRRSADGVLRDQPTSDAGVPLRQLIRDVNREGAFTRVQESQPGDGWEQDPDVLDTWFSSWLWPFATMGWPEQTETLKKFYPTTDLVTGPDIIFFWVARMIMAGYEFMGDLPFRNVYFTGIIRDKQGRKMSKTLGNSPDPLELIAKYGADALRFGTMRSAPLGQDVLFDEKDVELGRNFCNKLWNACRFRQMVGGQGGGDASSPQGRERDGGVAATSGDGGIAATRTTTYEVQGEINPALLTNDDKWILLKLSQAIQEITTALHTYNFSTAVQTLYRFFWNEYCDWYVEASKAVLTRPVTTLNRENVTTEDAVTLQCFNDVTAQQANTLAVIDFVLSHTLRLFHPFLPFITEELWHGMGYATDMPEHQGGQTIMNAPWPKPFDADFCEAYGLDEAHLEFASQKYEVVTLGRNLRRIGNIQSGKKVKFVLKPSREIPAPDGEVIKLLLNAEALDFAEDYVAKKGTPTVHTAFGDLYLPLDGLIDVAAERARLTKEKEKIQLEITKVEQKLANPNFTQRAPAEVLRDHEQRLADWKEKLAHVKMALEALGT